AGGgaatacaaatattgagtggaaaaggaaatcgctgaagaaaatactaaaggaagAACGTTGGAGGAGGAAGTAGCACCgtgctttaggtattgaagggcttgatCCATCGCGAGTGAACTGTATGCCTTCCAACTTGTCAGTGTTGATGATTTTGCAGTAACCGACCAAaagaacatctgccaccagatatggcttgTCTTCCTTTTCTTCGGGTGAATCAGTCCGAACAACTATCTCCACCATTATATTTCCGACTTGAAATGAGGTTGCCTTGACTACcatgtctccaatttgaaactttGGGAGTCGCTTAACCGCTTGACTCTTTGTCTCGTCATCTTCTattgcagcttccaaattcttggtgaagcgcttgaaaggcccagcgtcccactcacatctcttaacaATGTCCGTACTGATAATAGGACCAAGTCCCCATGACGGGCTAAGAGAAGAAGTGACTGGTTTTAGATAAGGTTGTttgaccagacttacttgtgtttggaatctatgagcgaGCGCCAGCGGGATTTCTCCGGGTGATCGAGTTTCATTGGTAAGTTATTGATACGGCAAcaggttggacggcttgttggaaacaCTTTCGGGTGTCGACACTGGCAGAGGGGATGCTCCCAATTTTGATTTGTTATCAAATACCCACGAGCTCCCCATGATCATGTCATAacctagttctttgacaatgtgaatTTGATGTGCGTTATAACGTCTCCCACCTTGATCTCTAGGTTAATGTAGCCGTATGCGTTCATTGATTCTCCTTCCGAATTCTTGACCATGGttggggagtgggtagcctcttgcttcaaaattcctgcagctctcagagtcttgatggtaacgacATTGAAGTCAGAGGTCGTGTCGATCAGTGCGTTGTCGAGCTCAGCGCCTCTTATATAGGCCGTGATCAGCAGGCCCCAGTTGTGTTTTTCGGCATCATTCCCTGAAAGAGCTTGGGCTCCTGGCGTGGCTTCCGTAACAAGAAAAAGTCGTTTTCCCGACACAACAAGATTGACAGTTGTAAACATATCTTGACGCTGTGCCTTGGAAAGGTAGAAAATTTCGCATACATGATacatcatggattgtacagtctcgtgtacggagtccccagagatcccgcaattcctgactggaagtggatctctatgtACTCCTTCGTTTCCCAACTGAAGTTCCCCTGCTTCAACTTTctccttgaagatatgcttcagtctgttgcagtCACTAGTCGGATGGTGAACaaacctgtggtagcggcaatatttggggtttgccatcttgGCTTCAGTCGGTGGGCGCCTGGGAGGTGGTAGTATGATGACGTCATCCTGGatccatgcctctaagagttGAATCACCTCCTCGATCGGGAAAGGGAAATCCATGACATCttcttcagcttcgtgatgacgcatgggagatTTGGCGGCGACCCTCCGTGGCGGAGCCTCCCGTCGTGTTGGTGCCGCGCGCTTAGGTTGTTGGTCTGCCgctggggccttcctttttcATCATTCGTCTACTatgctcacagaggagggaccagcgttgtattgcttgttgatgaaaCGCCTACTtactcgagtttcgcgtgcatcttCGCCTCTGGTTatcctggttctttctaacaatgctggTGCTGTCTTGGCCGATCGTTTGGCTgcctcatggagttcagagaatgtctggaaccgCAGGTTCTCTAGTAATGAACGataaatgggagccataccgttgatgcaggagttcaccaattattgttcggtcacgtttgggtcgtgacagtctagcgcttgaaccctgaatctcttgacaaaatcatttggatgttcgttacctcgttggaacatccttcctagatccgagaaggtaacttgctcAGACACGAATAAGTACTTGTAGAAAGCCGTAAGcatgccaccccagttggggatgttgttgtaccacgtgtatgctcttccggtaagcgacttcGAAAACTCTCTCAGACaaagaacatgattgtattcttgttcgcctagggactccaggaatcgagagatatgttcacatGCATTCCCGGTGCCGTCGTAtaaagtgaattgaggagaagagtatcctcttggaagaggaatcctttgtatttcaggcgggtaagggggttgatgctgatgcatgtctatatcatcacttttgattcgattccgaagaaGTTGCTCCAAATCTTCTCGCATGAcgaaattggacggttgatttctctcAAATGGGGTTCTGGCGCGAGTTTCTTTGTCTGCAAAGGTGTGCCCTGCTGAGGTGCCGACGCCAGGtgtattggaggtgttcctcatcGACTCTGGATGTCGCGACTCCCGTGGTAGACGCTCCGTTAGGGTCTTGAGAAAGacaagtacctctttctgagtcgaaaCCATGTCCATCTGGGCTCTCGCAAGaacctcttgtctttccatcaaatcagcgatggtgacatagggtcggcttcctctggattttccggtttctcgtcctgatggcgCAGTAACTGGAGGCGCCATACTCGACGAAACATTAAGGGCGGTAGcagcagctctggccctggtgactagtggtgtaacacctgaaggagcgctttccgTTCTGCTGGGATTAGCAGGCTACGTAAAAACATTAGGGGCGGGATCAACTCTGGATCTGGTGattggtggtgtaacacctggAAGAGCACTTTCCGTTATGCTGGGATTAGTAGGTGACGTATTGATGTCACAGGAAGGAGTGTCAGTACCAGGGACGAGTTTCGTGCTGGTGTTCTCGGGGCTTGTTGCTAACCCAGATCTGAGTTCTACCAATTGAAAGGtgaaactggaaattggaaatcgatattgcaaccgagagattgatctcccgctgtggtcgccaattgtttgagggtgaaaacagtttctgctgattttggtaatttcgagtgtgtgggtgagaaacgagtctaaaccctaaacaatatactgcaagagagtactttgattcgagagatcaatctgtacaaatccggcctaaaccaagaaatggatgttccagacttgcttcggtcacaaagtgaaggagaagggtagggagggaagcgaagagagtgttgagaccagaatagttgattcgggaagagtagttgtttgacgacttgtatcagaaagtataaagctaacagatgggaaagctaacaagtgatttctgagtgttatattctcctgaccaaaacttgttctttggtggaaataggtgagacctatttatacaagtcgcaacgaaacgtaccctggtctcgtaagaagtggaaacggttgagtaaatggaagaaagcggtaacggtaacgcctggaattgatgtttccataatgaaggaaatgtttcaccattacttcttgtatttactaaccacctcactcttatgacactttcttgtaactagcatagtgtacgccgcacgatgtaaactgccagaccaataccctgatgagcatcccccagtttgtgacatgttttgatgtgtcAAGTGTTTTTTGTAGCATGTTGcgattgtttggaaagttgagcttgggaggcttgccgtctcggtggtgaccttcgacggtcgagattttgcatcttgagaggaaggttagccgttgattgtggttaccttccgttggtagccagtggcgtggccacggtgctggcatggcttgcgcatgctcttggcgtgcctaattagggtttggtgccgtgaccatagaattggcataaCTAAGTGTAcgccgtggccaaagagttggcagcatagccaaaggttgccacaattcgtttggtttagtggcgagcttgtacggctgagatttgcatctcaaaaggaagaatatccgttgattgttgtaaccttccatttggcagccagcggcatggaggcatggccggcatggctttggcgtggccaaattagggttttggcaccgtgtccaagagattgccacaagtcgtttggtggcaagtacggctgagatttgcatctcagaatgacaggtggtcgttgattgttgcaacccttcgtttggcagccagcggcatggaagcATGGACGGTGtggatttggcatggtttaggcgcggccaatctaggattttggcatagttttaggcacggccaaaattagggcttggcattgggacaaaagtttccacgcgtttggtggcgaatttggacagCTGAGGtttgcatctcataaggaagggtggtcgttgattgttccaacccttcgtttggtagccagcggcatggaggcatggccggaatGGCTTTgatgcggaggtgtggctggcatggcattggcactatggtgcggctggcatggttggtatgcctttggcgcgaagatgtggctggcatggcatgccattggcatggtggtgcggctgtcatggttggcatgcctttggcgcggagatgtgtggcatggcatgccattggcacggtggtgcggctggcatgattggtatgcctttggcggggagatgtggctggcatggcatgccattggcacgatggtgcggctggcatgcctttggcgcggagatgtggctggcatggcatgtcattggcacggcggtgcggatggcatggttggcatgcttttggcgcggggatgtggctggcatggcatgccattggcacggtggtgcggctggcatggttggcatgcttttggcggggagatgtggatggcatggcatgccattgccacggtggtgcggttggcatggttggcatgcctttagcgcggagatatggctattagggtttagtgtgtcgaaaccctagtttaaaacatgtggcacgcgtgattggcacgtttggctagcatgcgcgactggcatgtgcagagataatgccagtcagtaccgagggctctgccgtggagtaTGGCATATAAAATAGGTACcttggtaattttacgcagacatgttgaatggttcagtaAATGTGCTAGtgacgacattattactcaagtatgacgtcactgtctgactaaggttttacgattttaaccctaagctaaaaaccaccatcaacacatatttAACAGTAAATAGAAGAAGCTTATGGAATGATTTGGTGGATATTAGTACTTTGAATAAACCATGGTTAGTTATGGGGGACTTCAATACATTAAtgagagaagatgaaaaacaggGTGGACTAAGGCCTTTGAGGATATCCATGTTGGATTTCAATAATTGTATTCATAGCAGTGGTTTGATACAAGCTCCCAAAACAGGGTTGGACTTTTCTTGGTGTAATAACAGAGTTAGAAAAAAGAGAATTGCGTGTAACCTTGATAGAGTTATTTTTAATGAAAAATGGTTAGAAAAATATCCAAGTTGGGGGTATAAAGTTGGAGTGAGAGGTATTTCTGATCATAGTACTCTATATGGAGTTAATGCTGATATTCCTAAACCTAGTAATACTCCTTTTAGAGCATTAAAAGTATGGAAAAAACATCCTGGTTATAATAGTTTTTGGATTCATCTCCCATTACATTGGTTAAAAATTAatgttgatgcttcaattattCCTGGTACTAATCTAGCTGGCCTTGCTTTTGTGGTTCCTAATCATCTAGGAGAGTTCATGGAAGCAGTGGCCTGGACAAGCAGGACAAGAGATGTAGATCAAGATGAAGTGTTGGCTCTGGAGATGGTTGTTTAATGGATTAAAGAAAAATGTTTAAGTACGTTTCTGGTAGAAGGTGATAACAAAGCTACTATAGAAGTTGTCAAAACTCGGAAGACTGAAAAAACTAGGTGGAAAGATCAACATCTCTTTTCTGAATGTTTAAGTATCTTTCAAGGTTTGTCTGAAATTTCGGTTCAGTTTTCTCATAGAGACTGTAATAAGGTTGTCAATGCTTTAGTTAAGCATGCCCATCTCAATAATTGTACTCAGCAGTGGAAAACATACCCTCCAACATTCCTTATTCCTCTTTTAGTTAAGGATGCTTCGAGGATTGTTAAGTTAAGTTGCTGATGTTAGTTGAGTTGTTTGCTTAGTGTCATGTATCCGGAGTGTGTGAAGTTTTATCATGGTTTAGGAGTCTTGAAGTTGTCAGTGTTCTGTAATTCGAAGGATTGTCTGTTTCTAGCTTTGGTCTTGAGTCTTGGTCTTAGAGTcttgtaatattttttttatattaatttaagttttttatttatttcaagaagaaaaaaaaaccataGGGTCATGGGTTCAAGGCTTGGTACACGAAAGACTTAAACCCTAGgcatattttaggaaaataatctAGGCATATACAAATGGGTGcattttttatctttttgattCCAATGTTGGAGTTATTGAATGACTGCCCCGCTTCCATGGTTCCCTGTTTAAACGGTGAAGACCTTTATATGCACTGAAGCCTTCTACTTATTTAGTACTCTCTTCGTTCCtaattaataggctggttttgtttttagagaaaattaaggaaattaggagaactaatcattgaaagtggtcctcatgacacttgttaataaaagaaataaagtgaaatggtccccatgacacttgtcagcaaaagaagtaaagtgaaatggtccacgtgacacttgtcatcaaaataaattaacagaaaaatggtcccagaaaactaaagtaacatttgactttcccaattagaaaaccagcctattttttttgaaacatctatttaTAAAACCAACCTATTATTTAGGAATGGAGGGAGTAATTACAGTTCATATATTTTGGGTCATTTATCCACTCAAAGTTTCCTTGCCAAGCCACATAAAATAGATATATGGAAGTCCAATTTTTCTTTTGCTAACTGTCTGAAGTGAGAAGCAAAAAGACGATACTCTTTTAGTAGAATTCCTGGATGAAAATTGGGTGAGTCTATGTATCATTGTTTCTTCTAAAATAGAACTTGAATAAATTAATCAAGCAATCCTATTTCCGGATAATATTTGGATGAAAATTCGGCAAGTCTACTACAATCATtggccttgtttggtaaaatttatgatataagtgattttgatataatcattttaaaaataaatttttccaaacacttttttttcttcagataattgattatcttagaatgatGATCTCAAAAGGGAGAGGAAAAAACAATTATCTAGGATATTCTTTTAGTCATATGTTGCTTTTTTGtctctctcttgatagtttagagaaaataagatgaaaaaattcaatttgagtttcttagaaaaaataaggaatatatacaaaaataggCGTATTCTAGGACCtgcttttcaaatctaggccattTTTTTTATTACAAAAATAGGCCAatcaaacggattccatccaaatCCGTTATCTCAGTCAATATCGTGTTGACCGGACAATATCTCTTCAAATTCTCGTATAGCGAGATATCGTGGAGGTGCTGACATTACAATGATGCCCTTTATCTTCAAATCCAGTCAAAACCCAACAAATCTCTCCTTCATTATTTTTATATGTGCTGTGTTCTTCTACATTGCTAGCTCCACATAATCAATCTCATCCTTTTCCTCGGATCAACAACAACAGCTCACCACTTCTTCTCACCTTCTAAATCTTGTTTCTCGAATTTAACAGAACCCGAAATCACCTGTTATTGTTTTTGTTGGTGAAagttactaataatgtaactgagaagaagatacttagctcaaaccgatgttgctggagatacacagaaaatgtagaggcacgtatacaatacgctgtcctaaaggcaatatcgcctgccactcctctgagatgctacaacagttggcgagtcacctccaggatacaactacagttagtacccctcaatgtagcatacaatgagtgtacccttagagcttggcagaacttaaaacagtagaagagatgtttatagaaaaacagagggagagtagaagagatgtttctctgtggtgtgtcaaatgagctcaagactcctcccttatatagtgtttaagacgttacaaacgagaggaaaaatgcatgcaaccaaaccatgtgTATGACAgaaaatactggtaatgttgggttaaaaacagtgttgcttttgtcaggcttagagcagtgtgttgtcaagaagccaagccaaacatgtacgggaaaacagacaagaaagccaagacaaacatgtggaagacaaagaagaagattcttctacatgtgtgtaaaacacgtaccaaaagtttcagcaaaaagatagaaTCTAATGAaaccacacccacacccgaccgaccggacggcggcggcgtgtaaagcaccgcgcgtacgggaaaggcaaccttgccctagtctaagccttccctccaagcacaaaagtctaatgacccaagggtcatgtccttatagccaattctatggtatttaagtctaaaactctttagattttagtctatgtgggactattgttttatctactcaaatgaaaaaacaagtagtgtgcaataggtctagagatcaaaacatagtccatgcaaatttggtataacaaaaccGTTTTTTCTAACAGTTTTTTCATGTAAATCCTAAAATTATTACAGACTCAAAATCATCTAACAATCTCGATTAATCTCAGTTTTTTGAAGAGTCTGTGAGGAATTATGAGTTGGGTTCTTACTGGATTCGAGTATACAACGAGTTATGAGAAGATTTAGTGAagatttgatcaagagaaaccagccAGAGAAGTCAATCTACTGTTGTCAAGTTTTGGTAGTTAACTATGAATGTTTATGAATGCTTCGAAGATATGGGTTTGAGCTATACTTGTGTTGTGTAGGGAAAAAGATAGAAATGATCTAAGAAATCAAGATCGAGTTCATCTGTGAAGCACCAATAAACTGCACACAAATTGTTTGTAGAAAGGCTTAAACCAGTTTAGTTCTGCCTGGTTTTCCATGGATTCTGTGGTTCGAGTCAAAGTTGCTTATTGGGGTCAAGTTCTAGATGAACTACAAGGCGAGGCAGTAAACCAAGCTCCTGCTGCCAAGAGTTCAAGCCCGCAAAGTACGAATCCATATGGCTGGTCGAGATGGGTTTGTGAATGAAGTTTTAGCCGAGAAACAAGTCAGGAAGGTGAACCGCAGTCGTTGATTACCGTGGGTTGAATGAAGATGATTTGAAGTGAAAGACAAAGAATTAGAAGACCTGAGAAGTTTAGTTGGATTTAGACAGCAACTCCAAGCCGAGAAGTCAGGGAAGAAGATGGAATTCTGCCGCCATTAAGCGAGTTGGTGGCCATTGAAATTGGGTATTGGGAGTACTTTTAGAAGTTGTGAGAGGAACAACATTGATCACTGCCGCAATCTTTGTTTCGGTGTTCGTATGTGTTCTTGTACTGAAATAAACAGCATTGATCACTGCGAAAGGTGTTGCTGTTTCTTTCATTTTACTTTAATCAGGTAAACATTAACGACATGGTTTAATTATGGTATAAAGTAACAGGGTTTAAAAGTATGGGTTCAAATGACCCCAAAATGCTCATAGCTGGCTCTCTTATATAGGTGTGCATCTGTTAATTAGAAATTGAGAGACGGATGcgatcaattaaaaaaaaaatagagcgACGAACCTTGCAGTGTAGAATTTTTTCCTGGGATAATAATAAAACTATGcccaagtaaaaagaaaatgccaACTTGGCAATGTCTAAATTGTACTTATATTCTTCAATGACGCAACTAGTGAACTTGTCTGGGGATGGTGAATTTGCAGGGAATTGGAAGGCTTCAGAAGATGTTTACTTGGCGCAGAAAAATACCATCAGATTGTGCACAACAACCGTTTGAAAAAAAGCCTTAACTACAGACGGTCTTGCGGCAGTCAGCCACGTCCCTTCTCTTTGCGGCTGCTCTATCCATGGGTTCTAGAGTAATTTTGGGAGGCTCAACAAATATTTGAGAGTTTAAGATCAACACGGGTAGGTAATATATGGTGACGGCTGCACAAACTTTCCTCGGAACACTTGCTTGATTGAATGAGAACATGAGGGGAGGGAATGGTGCTGACGTGATTCATACCTATTACTTAACAACGGAGTGGGTGTGAGAGACTCTGCTGACTTTCAATAGTAATGATGGCGGCTAGTACTATGTGCAATGGTATTATGTGGAAGCTGGTGACATTGACTCTATATCTTGGTGACAGCGAAGCACTCGTAACAAAGTGAAAAGCTTGTTGCTGCCTGCTTGTATGCTGCAATTGTGTAATAGCTCGTTGGACTGGTGGTGAAGGTGTAGGTGTAGAGGTGGTCTGTATTGCTGATGTTACCGCGATGAATGGTGATGGTTATGGCCGTGAATGAGGTGTTGGCCTTCAAATAAGAAGGTGATGAGTTGGAGAGAGTCCTCTCTGGAGTCTTTACAAGCATTTGAAGTGCAGGCAATGGTCTTCCCGGTGCAGGCTGAGTGAACTCAGCGTTCAAAGGGCTTACATGTCTTTTTGAGTCATGTTAACTGCCCATGTGGAGCTTAACATTCCATCCACTGTTTTTGGTCAAATATGACctagttttgtaagaaataaaaaaactggCCTAATTCTGtgaaccataaaaaaaaaagacctattcttataaaaagcccaaaaaataattgattataataaattttcaaaacaactattttctgtttatggaaataatggattttttcaactatgattaaaataagcaattattatgatggttaccaaacgcatataaaatccattataatctgcgTAATGGATTATAagctgataatccattaaaataatggttactaAACATCCCCATTGTTTTTTCTAAAGTAGAACCTAAATtaatttacacaaaattggttaaaatgaccaaaatcaacaatttctgggtgaaatggacatgcaaaatttgatactgtttaaatggacgaaaatgtaaaaatagccaggatgtaaacagtttcgtcctacccattttcaaatgttttttcttatttttaatttatatcaggatgcatccagtttcatcctccctCTTTTTTTAAGTTTaggtcaggatgaatccagtttcattcttcctATTTGTTTTGTGTCCacttcacccatattaatttttactcgtccatttgagccatgttttaaaaatatttggacaaatgacccatattaatttttactcgtccatttgagcGATGTTTTAAAAATCAAAATGTTCTCATGCCCCGGATACTTTCGCTTGAACCAACTAGATTTTGATTATAAAGTGACCGAACTTTATACTATTATTgcttcaaagaaaacaaaaagaactcCATACTGTTACCTTTTAATTAGCAATTTCGCTGCACCTGTTAGTTTTTGGCGCATGTTAAATTTTATCCtctgtttttggaaaagagatactttcactttttcattttagcctaaaaataggccaaattgaaaaaataaaaatatctcttttctagaaacggagggagtatcattATTGTGAAGGCAAAGTCTTTGTGAAATTTTAGTCATAGGCAAGCTCTTTAGACTCTTGGGCGAATAAAACAATACACTCTCATTGATTATACTAGCTACACCAAGTATTGTGGTTATAGTTTGACCAAAAATTTCCCCAAATAAAAATTCAGATTATTAAGCCACCACGAAAGGAGTTCCGAACCCATCTTACTACTTCTGCAAACTAGCATATATAATCGCAAAGACAGAAGAAGTAGAAGCATACACAGTTCAATTACTCATCAGCCATAACATTCACTAAAACTCCTTTGATTCATCTGTTAGAGCTTAACTTGAAGCAGATAGTTGACttgcaaaatatacctacagaagataagagatagagatgACTAGAGGTACACTAGAAGTTTTGCTCGACGATGCTTCTAAGCTCAAAGACACCGATTTTTTTGGTATGTCATCGTAACTTAACTAAAAAGGATAGCATGTTTAAATTGCATTCCATGTAAAACTTCTTAAACTCGAGATCTTAAAAATGTATAAACTTGTTATTGCAGGCAAAATGGACCCTTATGTAATAATTCAGTTCGATAACCAGAAGCGAAAGAGCACTGTTGCCCGTGGTATGTATATTGAAGGAAATTCCATTCCTTTAACTAGTTATGTACTTTGTGAAGtacaaagtttgcgaaatttgacAATACGCAGGAGAAGGAAAAGCACCAGTGTGGAACGAAAAATTTACATTTGATGTGGAGTATCCAGATAATACTAGAGATGAACATCACAAATATGAACTCAATCTCACCATCATGGACAAAGATATGTTCAGCAGGGACGACTTTGTAGGCGAATCGACGTAagcgtttttttcttcttctagtacTTCGATCTAATCTCTCTAAGTCCATATTTTAAATGGCAAATATTTTGACTGCGGATAATTAACATTTTGGTATCGTCTACATTATGGTTACAGGATTAACCCGACGGATGTGTTATCCTTAGGCGTAAAGAATAGAAGATCTGAAATTAGAGTTAGCAGCGCTGTTCTACGCAACAAAATCTATTCTGGAGAAATTCGAGTCCGCATTTCATTCACCCGAAAGGTATATATGAATCAATTCCTATACTTATAGTATATATAGATAACTGCGGTGGAACAATTACAACGGTGCTTGCTTAACGTTAGATACATGGATGACTGCTTGTGTTACTACAGGGTGGAAATGCAGATGATAAAGCAAACTATTTGGGAGGATGGAAGCAATAACTAAAAAGATTGATCGAACTTAAAATTATTGGATTGTATCAAATTATTTGTCAAATTTGTTAACCACATTtttgggccgaccgagcgaagcgagggaggaccttgtatgatcacttttttttttgtaaaatccaaGTCATCGATCAATTGACATAAAATGATTGAATTTCTTTTTGGTAGTGTGCACCCGAAAATCCGAAAATGTCCttcccttttagtccaattactataattCTTTGTGTATCCTATCTTTTCAGAggtataattggaaagcaaactttaATAGCAAATGGGTCGGTCCTATTCAAGTTGTACCCAAAAAGtctggcattactgtagttcaaaatGAACTGAATGAGCTAGTCCCCACTCGTGTAACCACAGGGTGGCGAGTCTGCATTGActataggaagttgaacacagtaacaaagaAAGACCATTT
This is a stretch of genomic DNA from Papaver somniferum cultivar HN1 chromosome 1, ASM357369v1, whole genome shotgun sequence. It encodes these proteins:
- the LOC113349141 gene encoding elicitor-responsive protein 1-like translates to MTRGTLEVLLDDASKLKDTDFFGKMDPYVIIQFDNQKRKSTVARGEGKAPVWNEKFTFDVEYPDNTRDEHHKYELNLTIMDKDMFSRDDFVGESTINPTDVLSLGVKNRRSEIRVSSAVLRNKIYSGEIRVRISFTRKGGNADDKANYLGGWKQ